In Cololabis saira isolate AMF1-May2022 chromosome 10, fColSai1.1, whole genome shotgun sequence, a single window of DNA contains:
- the LOC133453053 gene encoding complement factor H-related protein 1-like produces the protein MQIKFYHVALLVWLAGVLDAQRPRASCGPPSLNKGYFLPVKKSYGHETTITYACENRHKPVAEGWWTTSKCLNGKWSPEPQCIEDTACLSPTIRNAKYTKTSDGLYKEGNVIDITCNQGYTHRDHDVTAECIHGKWSSVPTCEKSVDACIFPPKVPNAVIMHQYKEVFPDGSKVEYRCKTGYTTEQREISKSIQCSRGTWDEAPTCSSSTSSSLDEEDTRPSFTSIHRCGKFPVVENSVAEPQGQRSLKYKCVNLYELQGPETVVCHSNRKWSDLPTCRENFCSVDTNADPELKNTGVAFLANGETMWLACEDKWKFENFALFQCKDLQPILSRCCNSFQITTGIC, from the exons ATGCAGATCAAGTTTTACCATGTCGCTCTCTTGGTTTGGCTTGCTGGGGTTTTGGATG CACAGAGACCCAGAGCGTCTTGTGGCCCTCCCAGCCTTAATAAGGGTTATTTCCTGCCTGTGAAAAAATCTTATGGTCATGAAACAACCATCACTTACGCCTGTGAAAACAGACATAAACCAGTCGCAGAGGGCTGGTGGACAACAAGCAAATGTCTAAATGGCAAATGGTCTCCTGAACCTCAGTGTATAG AGGACACAGCCTGCTTATCTCCAACCATCCGCAATGCAAAGTACACTAAAACGTCAGACGGTTTGTACAAGGAGGGAAATGTAATAGATATAACATGCAACCAAGGATATACACACAGAGACCACGATGTCACAGCTGAATGTATACATGGAAAGTGGTCGTCTGTGCCTACCTGTGAGA AGAGTGTCGACGCTTGCATTTTTCCACCTAAAGTCCCCAATGCAGTCATCATGCATCAGTACAAGGAGGTCTTCCCTGATGGTTCAAAAGTGGAATATCGCTGTAAAACCGGATACACTACAGAGCAAAGAGAAATCTCCAAATCCATCCAATGCAGTCGTGGTACCTGGGATGAAGCTCCAACGTGCA GTTCTTCTACCAGCTCCAGTTTGGATGAGGAAGACACTAGACCTTCATTTACATCAA TTCACAGATGTGGAAAATTCCCTGTAGTTGAAAATAGTGTTGCTGAGCCGCAGGGTCAGCGGTCTTTGAAGTACAAATGTGTAAACCTTTATGAACTACAGGGTCCAGAGACTGTGGTGTGTCACAGCAACAGAAAGTGGTCCGACTTACCCACCTGCAGAG AAAACTTCTGCTCTGTGGACACTAACGCCGACCCTGAATTAAAAAATACTGGAGTTGCTTTCTTAGCAAACGGAGAGACAATGTGGCTTGCTTGTGAAGATAAGTGGAAATTTGAAAACTTTGCTCTATTCCAGTGCAAAGATCTACAACCCATTTTATCCAGAT GTTGTAACAGTTTCCAAATAACTACA GGTATCTGCTGA